A portion of the Blautia hansenii DSM 20583 genome contains these proteins:
- the truA gene encoding tRNA pseudouridine(38-40) synthase TruA has translation MKRVKLTVAYDGTNYCGWQVQPNGITVQEVLNQCLSEFTGENIETIGASRTDAGVHALGNVAVFDTEMRMPGDKFSFALNQRLPEDIRIQKSEEVDADFHPRYVKSQKTYEYRILNCRFPIPTERFYSHFTYIPLDVDKMKEAASYLIGEHDFKSFCGTGAQVKTTVRTVKEIQIEKSGDRITIRITGEGFLYNMVRIIAGTLMDIGGGLYPPEKMKEILEAKDRKKAGPTAPARGLTLMKIQYF, from the coding sequence ATGAAACGTGTAAAGCTGACAGTTGCTTATGATGGAACAAATTATTGCGGTTGGCAGGTGCAGCCCAATGGCATAACCGTTCAAGAGGTTTTAAATCAGTGTTTATCTGAGTTTACAGGAGAGAATATTGAAACTATTGGAGCCAGCAGGACAGATGCAGGGGTTCATGCTTTGGGAAATGTAGCGGTATTTGATACGGAAATGAGAATGCCGGGAGATAAATTTTCTTTTGCATTAAATCAAAGGCTGCCGGAGGATATTCGTATTCAGAAATCAGAGGAAGTGGACGCTGATTTTCATCCCCGCTATGTAAAAAGCCAAAAAACCTATGAATATCGGATTTTAAATTGCCGTTTTCCAATTCCAACAGAGAGGTTTTACTCTCATTTTACCTATATTCCATTAGATGTAGATAAGATGAAAGAGGCTGCATCTTATCTGATAGGAGAACATGATTTTAAGAGCTTTTGCGGTACAGGCGCACAGGTGAAAACCACGGTACGAACAGTAAAAGAAATCCAAATTGAGAAAAGCGGAGATAGAATTACAATTCGCATTACAGGAGAAGGTTTCTTATACAATATGGTTCGAATTATAGCCGGAACACTTATGGATATTGGCGGAGGACTGTACCCACCTGAGAAAATGAAGGAAATTCTGGAGGCAAAAGATAGAAAAAAGGCAGGACCAACAGCGCCTGCTAGGGGACTTACCTTGATGAAAATACAATATTTTTAA
- a CDS encoding energy-coupling factor transporter transmembrane component T family protein — protein MIRDITIGQYYPADSVLHRLDPRTKFIGTFIYLVSLFVADSFWGYVIATCFLAGLIILSKVPVKFMLKGLKPLFIILLITVAFNLFLVPGEVIWSFGFLKLTREGIAQAIKIGIRLIYLVIGSSIMTLTTTPNQLTDGLERILHPLNKIHVPVHEISMMMSIALRFIPILLEETDKIMKAQIARGADFESGNLIQKAKGLIPLLVPLFISAFRRADDLAMAMEARCYHGGDDRTQMKPLVYKSRDYVAYGIAVVYLAIDIAVRVLL, from the coding sequence ATGATTAGAGATATTACCATAGGACAATATTATCCCGCAGACTCTGTTCTGCACCGTCTGGACCCCAGAACGAAATTTATTGGTACGTTTATTTATCTGGTTTCTCTTTTTGTAGCAGACTCTTTTTGGGGATATGTGATTGCCACCTGTTTTTTGGCAGGGTTGATTATTTTATCAAAAGTACCCGTAAAATTCATGCTCAAGGGTCTGAAGCCGCTGTTTATTATTCTGTTAATTACAGTAGCGTTTAACTTATTTTTAGTACCGGGAGAGGTTATCTGGAGCTTTGGATTTTTGAAGCTTACCAGAGAAGGTATTGCACAGGCAATTAAAATCGGTATTCGATTGATTTATCTGGTTATCGGTTCTTCTATTATGACATTGACGACCACACCAAACCAGCTTACAGACGGATTAGAAAGAATTTTACATCCGTTAAATAAAATTCATGTGCCGGTACATGAAATTTCTATGATGATGTCCATTGCACTGCGCTTTATTCCTATTTTATTGGAGGAAACCGATAAGATTATGAAGGCACAGATTGCACGTGGAGCAGATTTTGAAAGCGGTAATTTAATTCAGAAGGCAAAAGGATTAATTCCACTGTTAGTTCCATTGTTTATCTCAGCTTTTCGCCGTGCGGATGATTTGGCAATGGCAATGGAAGCAAGATGTTATCATGGTGGTGATGACAGGACACAGATGAAGCCTCTTGTTTATAAAAGCAGAGACTATGTAGCTTACGGTATTGCGGTGGTTTATCTGGCGATTGATATTGCCGTTCGTGTGCTTCTGTAA
- a CDS encoding energy-coupling factor transporter ATPase — MSLKLEHVTYTYNPGTAYEMHALKDISLEIPAGQFVGIIGHTGSGKSTLIQHFNGLMRPTSGIVSYKEENIWQEAYSLKRLRSQVGLVFQYPEHQLFEADVLSDVCFGPKNQGLSNEEAEKKAIEALQQVGLKEKYYKSSPFELSGGQKRRVAIAGVLAMEPEVLILDEPTAGLDPKGRDEILDQIAYLHDRRKITVILVSHSMEDIARYVERILVMNKGEKAFDGTPKEVFAHYKELEQIGLAAPQITYIMNELQEAGLPCDCSAITVEEAKASILKALEKRKND; from the coding sequence ATGTCATTAAAATTAGAACATGTTACGTACACTTATAATCCAGGAACTGCGTACGAAATGCACGCTTTAAAGGATATTTCCTTAGAAATTCCGGCAGGACAGTTTGTGGGAATTATTGGTCATACAGGAAGCGGAAAATCAACCTTAATCCAGCATTTTAACGGGCTGATGCGCCCTACCTCAGGTATAGTATCTTACAAAGAGGAAAATATCTGGCAGGAAGCGTATTCCTTGAAACGTCTTCGCAGTCAGGTTGGCTTGGTTTTTCAATATCCGGAGCATCAGCTTTTTGAAGCGGATGTTTTATCCGATGTGTGTTTTGGACCGAAAAATCAGGGACTTTCCAACGAGGAAGCAGAGAAAAAGGCAATAGAGGCATTGCAGCAGGTAGGACTGAAAGAAAAATATTATAAGAGCTCTCCTTTTGAACTGTCAGGAGGACAAAAACGCCGAGTTGCCATAGCAGGCGTTTTAGCAATGGAGCCGGAGGTGCTTATTTTGGACGAGCCTACGGCAGGACTTGACCCAAAGGGAAGAGATGAGATTTTAGACCAGATTGCTTATCTTCATGACCGGAGAAAGATTACCGTTATTCTGGTTTCCCACAGTATGGAGGATATTGCCAGATATGTAGAACGTATTCTGGTAATGAACAAGGGCGAAAAAGCTTTTGACGGTACACCGAAGGAGGTCTTTGCACATTATAAAGAGCTGGAACAGATTGGGCTTGCAGCTCCTCAGATTACGTATATTATGAATGAACTTCAGGAAGCAGGGCTTCCCTGTGACTGTTCTGCGATTACCGTGGAGGAAGCAAAGGCAAGTATTTTAAAGGCACTGGAGAAAAGAAAAAATGATTAG